Genomic segment of Paraburkholderia agricolaris:
TGTGCTGAAAACGCTGTCGGGCATCGAACGCCCGGCCATCGCGTTCGCACTGCCCAATCCCGATGGTTACACGATGATGCTCGATCTGGGCGCTAACGTCGACTGTGAGCCGCAGCATCTGCTGCAGTTCGCGGAGATGGGGCACGCGCTCGTGTCCGCGCTCGAAAGTAAGGAGCGGCCCACCATCGGGTTGCTCAACATCGGCGAAGAAGTCATCAAGGGCAACGAAACCATCAAACGAGCCGGCGAACTGCTGCGCGCGAGTACACTTAACTTTCACGGCAACGTTGAAGGCAACGACATCTTCAAAGGCACGGTTGACGTAATCGTCTGTGACGGGTTTGTCGGCAATGTCGCGCTGAAGACGTCGGAAGGTCTCGCGCAGATGCTGACCAACATCATCAAGGAAGAGTTCGGCCGCTCTTGGCTCACCAAGGTCATGGCGGTGCTCGCAATGCCGGTATTGATGCGTTTCAAGAAACGGGTCGATCATCGGCAATACAATGGTGCCGCGTTGCTGGGCCTGCGTGGGCTGGTGATCAAGAGCCACGGCTCGGCGGATGCCTACGGGTTTGAGTGGGCTATCAAACGCGGGTATGATGCCGTCAAAAACGGCGTGCTGGAGCGCCTTGCGCGAGCAATGGAAGAGAATGCAGGTTCTCTCGAACAGGCGGCGCGCGACGCAAGCGGTGCGGGCCACGCAAGCCCGATCGCAGGCCAGCCGGCCGAGCCCTACGCTGCGCAATCCTCGAAGGCATAATGGCTCAATCAACAATTTATTCCCGCGTGCTGGGGACCGGCAGCTACCTGCCGCCCGGACGCGTCACCAATCAGGATCTGGCCGAACGTCTCGCCAGAGAAGGCGTTGAGACCAGCGACGAATGGATCGTTGCCCGCACGGGCATCCACGCGCGCCATTTCGCTGAACCCAATGTCACCACCAGCGATCTCGCGCTGATCGCCTCGCAGCGTGCGATCGAAGCGGCTGATATCGATCCGCAATCCATCGATCTGATCATCGTTGCAACCTCCACGCCCGACTTTGTGTTTCCGAGCACGGCGTGTCTGTTGCAGAACAAGCTCGGTATCAAGAATCACGGCGCGGCATTCGACGTGCAGGCCGTCTGTTCGGGCTTTGCTTATGCGGTTGCCACCGCGGACAGCTTCATTCGCAGCGGTCAGCATCGCACGGCGCTCGTGATCGGCGCGGAAACTTTCTCGCGCATTCTCGATTTCAAGGACCGCACCACCTGCGTGCTGTTCGGCGACGGCGCCGGTGCGGTGATCCTGCAGGCGTCCGAAGAGCCGGGCGTATTGGCTAGCGCTTTGCACGCCGACGGCAGCCACTCGAACATTCTGTGCACGCCGGGCAATGTGAACGGCGGTGTGATCGAGGGCAGCGCGTTCCTGCATATGGATGGGCAGGCGGTGTTCAAGCTCGCGGTCAATGTGCTCGAAAAGGTCGCGGTCGAAGCACTCGCAAAAGCGAATCTGTCGGCCGAACAGATCGACTGGCTGATTCCGCATCAGGCCAATATCCGCATCATGCAAAGCACCTGTCGCAAGCTCGGCTTGCCGCAGGAGCGCATGGTCGTCACGGTGGGCGAACACGGCAATACGTCGGCTGCGTCCATTCCGCTCGCATTTGACGTCGCAGTGCGCGACGGCCGCATCAAGCGCGGCCAGAACGTGCTGATCGAAGGTGTCGGCGGCGGCTTCACGTGGGGCGCGTCAGTTATCCGCTACTGATAGCGGCGACGTTATGGCGGGCGCTCCTCGTGGCGCTCCATTACGCTTGAGCGCGCCCGCCATCAACCGGGCGTGCCACCCACATCTGACAACATCGATTTTGGGGACGATATGAAATTTGCGTTCGTTTTTCCTGGGCAAGGTTCGCAGTCGGTCGGCATGCTCAATGCATTCGCCGATCACGCGATCGTGCGTGAGACGGTTCAGGAAGCATCCGATGCGCTCAATCAGGACCTCGGCAAGCTGATTGCCGAAGGCCCCGCCGAAGATCTGAACCTCACCACCAATACCCAGCCTGTCATGCTGACCGCCGCGTATGCGATTTATCGCGCGTGGCAACAGGCGGGCGGTCCGAAGCCGGCCATCGTCGCCGGCCATAGCCTCGGCGAATACACGGCGCTGGTCGCGGCGGGCGCGATCGCGTTTCGCGATGCTGTGCCGCTCGTGCGTTTTCGTGCGCAAGCCATGCAAACGGCGGTGCCGGTCGGCGTTGGCGGCATGGCCGCGATTCTCGGCCTCGATGACGATACGGTGCGCGCGGTTTGCGCCGAAGCGTCGGTCGCGGGCATTGTTGAGGCGGTGAATTTCAACGCGCCGGCGCAAGTCGTGATCGCGGGTCACAAGGCCGCAGTCGAGAAGGCTTGCGAAGTCGCGAAGGCAAAGGGCGCAAAACGCGCGCTGCCGCTGCCGGTTTCGGCACCGTTTCACTCGTCGCTGCTCAAGCCGGCCTCGGACCAATTGCGCGAATATCTGGCTGGAGTCGACGTGCAAGTGCCGTCAATTCCGGTGCTCAACAACGTCGACGTCGCAGTGGTCAACGAGCCGGCCAAGATCAAGGACGCGCTGGTGCGCCAGGCGGCAGGTCCGGTGCGTTGGGTCGAAAGCGTGCAGGCAATGACGGCGCAAGGCGTCACGCACGTGATCGAATGCGGTCCTGGCAAGGTCCTCGCAGGCTTGACGAAGCGCATCGATGGCAATCTGGTCGGCGCTTCGGTGTTCGACCCGGCTTCGCTCGAAGAAACGCTCAAGCTCGTGACGGCGGCCTGAACGCCGCTTCATACGGCGCAGGCTCGACCTCAAGAACCAATCAGCCCTCCGAAAGGGCATCCGGACTGACAGATGGAAAAGACTCTCGACAAGCAAATCGCAATCGTGACGGGCGCGTCGCGCGGCATTGGCCGTGCGATCGCGATGGAACTGGCGCGCCAGGGCGCGACGGTGATTGGCACGGCAACTAGCGAAAGCGGCGCGGCGGCGATCAGCGAAGCCTTTAACGCAGCCGGTGTGAGCGGCCGCGGCGCGGTGCTCAACGTGAACGACGCTGCCGCAGCCGAAGCGCTGATCGACGGCACCGTGAAGGAGTTCGGCGCGCTGCACGTGCTGGTGAACAATGCCGGCATCACGCAGGATCAGCTCGCCATGCGCATGAAGGACGACGACTGGGACGCGGTGATCGACACCAATCTCAAGTCCGTGTTCCGTCTGTCGCGCGCGGTGCTGCGCCCGATGATGAAAGCGAAGGGCGGCCGTATCATCAACATCACCTCGGTGGTCGGCTCGGCTGGCAACCCGGGGCAGGTCAATTATGCCGCCGCGAAAGCGGGCGTTGCGGGCATGACGCGCGCGCTGGCGCGTGAGATCGGCAGCCGTGGCATCACGGTGAATTGCGTCGCGCCGGGCTTCATCGATACCGACATGACCAAGACCTTGCCGGAAGATCAGCAAACCGCGCTGAAAACGCAGATTCCGCTCGGCCGCCTTGGCAGTCCGGACGATATCGCGCACGCCGTGGCGTTCCTCGCGTCGCCGCAAGCGGGGTATATCACTGGCACGACACTGCATGTGAACGGCGGAATGTACATGTCGTAACCAAATTCGGTTACTATCCGCGCCTTGATGCGTTTGCAAAAGCGTAAGGCGCATGCCTTGACAGGAACCCGATGCGCCGCTTTTTTGCCGGGTCAAACCTGATAAAATGCGCGCACCTGTATTTTTGAACTTCTTTTCCCTTGGAGGGGTAATGGACAATATCGAACAGCGCGTCAAGAAGATCGTCGCAGAACAACTGGGCGTTGCAGAAGCTGAGATCAAGAACGAAGCTTCGTTCGTGAACGACCTCGGCGCCGACTCGCTCGACACCGTTGAACTCGTGATGGCCCTCGAAGACGAATTCGGCATGGAAATTCCGGATGAAGAAGCCGAGAAGATCACCACCGTTCAACAAGCGATCGACTACGCTCGCGCGAACGTCAAGGCCTAAAGTCATTCGCGCCTGCGTTTCTGCGTTGGCGGCGTATGACGCCCTGCCGTGCCGGTTTCCGGCGCCAGCAGGGCTGGCGCTTTTTGCCGCGCCGGTTGCCATGCAGGAGCAAGCGATGTTGACAGCGCATTTTTCCGCGCGATTGCCGAGATAAACAGCCACAGGGCACACAGGGCAAGTTCCTGTGGCCGCTGTGGCTTTTGCTTTTGTCATCTATGAAAAAGGGGTTACCGTGAGCCGCCGTCGTGTTGTTGTTACAGGCCTGGGGCTGATTTCGCCTGTTGGCAATAATGTTGCCGACGGCTGGGCCAATCTGGTCGCCGGCAAGTCGGGTATTGCCAATATCACGAAGTTCGACGCGTCGAACTTTTCGACTCGTTTTGCCGGCGAGGTGAAGGGCTTCAATATTGAGGACTACATCCCCGGTAAGGAAGCGCGCCACATGGATACGTTCATCCATTACGGCGTCGCAGCCGGCATCCAGGCGATGCAGGACAGCGGCCTCGAAGTCACCGACGAGAATTCGGAGCGCATCGGCGTGGTGGTCGGTTCGGGCATCGGCGGCCTGCCGATGATCGAAGTGACGCAAACCGAACTGCTGAACCGCGGCCCGCGCCGTATTTCGCCGTTCTTCGTGCCGGCGTCGATCATCAACATGATCTCGGGCCATCTGTCGATCAAGTTCGGCATCAAGGGTCCGAATCTGGCGATCGTGACCGCGTGTACCACGGGTCTGCACTGTATCGGCGAGGCTTCACGCCTGATCGAATACGGCGACGCCGACGTGATGATCGCCGGTGGCGCGGAATCCACCGTGTCGCCGCTCGGTATCGGCGGCTTTGCGGCGGCGCGTGCGCTGTCGCAACGCAACGACGATCCGGCAACGGCGAGCCGTCCGTGGGACAAAGACCGCGACGGTTTCGTGCTGGGCGAGGGCGCCGGCGTGATGGTGCTCGAAGAGTACGAACACGCGAAGGCACGCGGCGCGAAGATTTACGCCGAAGTCAGCGGCTATGGGATGAGCGGCGACGCCTATCACATGACCGCGCCGCTGGAAGACGGCGACGGCGCGCGCCGCTGCATGCTGGCCGCGATGAAGAACGCGGGCATCAATGCCGATCAGGTGAATTATCTGAACGCGCACGGCACGTCCACGCCGCTTGGCGACCTGGCTGAAACCACCGGCATCAAGCGTGCTTTCGGCGACCACGCCAAAGACATGGTCGTGAATTCGACCAAGTCGATGACCGGTCACCTGTTGGGCGGCGCCGGCGGTCTGGAGTCTGTGTTCACCGTGCTGGCCGTGCATCATCAGGTGTCGCCGCCGACGATCAACATCTTCAATCAGGATCCGGCCTGCGATCTCGATTACTGCGCCAACACCGCGCGGGAGATGAAGATCGACGTCGCGCTGAAGAACTCGTTCGGGTTCGGCGGCACGAACGGCACGCTCGTCTTCAAGCGCGCCTGATCGCCTGATCGTTTGGTGATACGTCAGTCGAAAACGCCGGCTTGCCCGGCGGTTTCCCCCGGATCGGCAACGTTCGACGGAGCGTCGCAACGGATTGCGTTGCGGCCTTCCGCCGCCATGCGCGCCGCTTCGGGGGTGTTCATCCTGATCGCGACGCTGGCTGCCTATCGCTGTTTCGCCTCGCATCTGGGCGGGTGGCAGGCGGTTCCGTTGACGTTTGCCATGTGGGCGCTGCTGATGCTCTGCGCGGTAAAACATGAGCGTGCGCAACCTGTCGCGCTGAAAATCGGCCCGGACGGTCTGTCCGCCTGGGACCGGGCAGGTGGTTTGCTGACGCAGGGCCGCATTGCCGGCTGTTCGCAATGGAGCGGGCGCCTGCTCGTTCTGGCGTTGGCGTCGGACCACGGGCGCTCCCGCACGCTACTCCTTGCCGCCGACGCGCTTCCAGCGCCCGTTTTCCGGGAGCTCGCCGTGCTGGGCCGGCGTGGCGCCGGTGCGTGACTGTAACGACTGTAACCGCTGTTACCGGAGTAACGTGCCGAGTTGATGGGGACGCTACAATGGTCCCCCGCCATGCGCCCTATAGTTAACGGATTTATCAGGTGAGCGAAAAAGAAATTGATCAGGTGCTGGTCGAGCGCGTCCAGAAGGGCGACAAGGCCGCGTTCGAGCTTCTGGTCTCCAAATACCACCGTAAGATTCTCCGGCTGATCTCGCGCCTCGTGCG
This window contains:
- the acpP gene encoding acyl carrier protein, translated to MDNIEQRVKKIVAEQLGVAEAEIKNEASFVNDLGADSLDTVELVMALEDEFGMEIPDEEAEKITTVQQAIDYARANVKA
- a CDS encoding beta-ketoacyl-ACP synthase III: MAQSTIYSRVLGTGSYLPPGRVTNQDLAERLAREGVETSDEWIVARTGIHARHFAEPNVTTSDLALIASQRAIEAADIDPQSIDLIIVATSTPDFVFPSTACLLQNKLGIKNHGAAFDVQAVCSGFAYAVATADSFIRSGQHRTALVIGAETFSRILDFKDRTTCVLFGDGAGAVILQASEEPGVLASALHADGSHSNILCTPGNVNGGVIEGSAFLHMDGQAVFKLAVNVLEKVAVEALAKANLSAEQIDWLIPHQANIRIMQSTCRKLGLPQERMVVTVGEHGNTSAASIPLAFDVAVRDGRIKRGQNVLIEGVGGGFTWGASVIRY
- the fabD gene encoding ACP S-malonyltransferase, coding for MKFAFVFPGQGSQSVGMLNAFADHAIVRETVQEASDALNQDLGKLIAEGPAEDLNLTTNTQPVMLTAAYAIYRAWQQAGGPKPAIVAGHSLGEYTALVAAGAIAFRDAVPLVRFRAQAMQTAVPVGVGGMAAILGLDDDTVRAVCAEASVAGIVEAVNFNAPAQVVIAGHKAAVEKACEVAKAKGAKRALPLPVSAPFHSSLLKPASDQLREYLAGVDVQVPSIPVLNNVDVAVVNEPAKIKDALVRQAAGPVRWVESVQAMTAQGVTHVIECGPGKVLAGLTKRIDGNLVGASVFDPASLEETLKLVTAA
- the plsX gene encoding phosphate acyltransferase PlsX, which produces MTVKLTIDCMGGDHGPSVTVPAAVNFVRSHPDAELLLVGIEGAIRAQLKKLKAQDLPALTVVPASEIVAMDDPVEVALRKKKDSSMRVALNRVKENEAQACISAGNTGALMAVSRYVLKTLSGIERPAIAFALPNPDGYTMMLDLGANVDCEPQHLLQFAEMGHALVSALESKERPTIGLLNIGEEVIKGNETIKRAGELLRASTLNFHGNVEGNDIFKGTVDVIVCDGFVGNVALKTSEGLAQMLTNIIKEEFGRSWLTKVMAVLAMPVLMRFKKRVDHRQYNGAALLGLRGLVIKSHGSADAYGFEWAIKRGYDAVKNGVLERLARAMEENAGSLEQAARDASGAGHASPIAGQPAEPYAAQSSKA
- the fabG gene encoding 3-oxoacyl-ACP reductase FabG, with the translated sequence MEKTLDKQIAIVTGASRGIGRAIAMELARQGATVIGTATSESGAAAISEAFNAAGVSGRGAVLNVNDAAAAEALIDGTVKEFGALHVLVNNAGITQDQLAMRMKDDDWDAVIDTNLKSVFRLSRAVLRPMMKAKGGRIINITSVVGSAGNPGQVNYAAAKAGVAGMTRALAREIGSRGITVNCVAPGFIDTDMTKTLPEDQQTALKTQIPLGRLGSPDDIAHAVAFLASPQAGYITGTTLHVNGGMYMS
- the fabF gene encoding beta-ketoacyl-ACP synthase II; protein product: MSRRRVVVTGLGLISPVGNNVADGWANLVAGKSGIANITKFDASNFSTRFAGEVKGFNIEDYIPGKEARHMDTFIHYGVAAGIQAMQDSGLEVTDENSERIGVVVGSGIGGLPMIEVTQTELLNRGPRRISPFFVPASIINMISGHLSIKFGIKGPNLAIVTACTTGLHCIGEASRLIEYGDADVMIAGGAESTVSPLGIGGFAAARALSQRNDDPATASRPWDKDRDGFVLGEGAGVMVLEEYEHAKARGAKIYAEVSGYGMSGDAYHMTAPLEDGDGARRCMLAAMKNAGINADQVNYLNAHGTSTPLGDLAETTGIKRAFGDHAKDMVVNSTKSMTGHLLGGAGGLESVFTVLAVHHQVSPPTINIFNQDPACDLDYCANTAREMKIDVALKNSFGFGGTNGTLVFKRA